In Thermosphaera sp., a genomic segment contains:
- a CDS encoding sugar phosphate nucleotidyltransferase, with protein MKAIILAAGNGVRLRPITETRPKPLIPVLCKPLIGWHLEWLNALNIDEAVIVVNYMKDKIIEYVNGLPKKYKVKYVVQDPPMGTGDAVIKALEHLPHGEDVLIIYSDIFLEDPGIYKEIIDSRESVILGAMVDSPEHYGVLELEGGRLKSIIEKPAHPPSNIANAGVYKLNTRDIDENKNIEASIRGELEFTDIVNKIAEKKDVSVFVLPRNAWMDIGRPWHIIEVNKLALKNLKKEVKGIIEEPVRVVGDVYVGERSIIHSFSSLEGPVYIDSNVEIGPNARIRPYSVVCGGSKIGFNVEVKESVIFENVRASHLAYVGDSVVCENVNLGAGTITANLRFDEKTVKMRVRDVVEDTKRLKLGAIIGGYVKTGVNVSLMPGVKIGSYSWILPGTVVYEDVPSKTVYPARRE; from the coding sequence ATGAAAGCAATTATTCTAGCAGCGGGCAACGGGGTGCGGTTAAGACCGATAACTGAGACAAGGCCGAAGCCATTAATACCCGTCCTATGCAAGCCGCTCATAGGCTGGCACTTAGAATGGCTGAACGCGTTGAACATTGATGAAGCCGTCATCGTCGTTAACTACATGAAGGATAAAATCATAGAGTACGTGAACGGTTTGCCGAAAAAATATAAAGTTAAATACGTTGTGCAGGATCCCCCCATGGGCACTGGGGATGCCGTGATTAAAGCCCTCGAGCACTTGCCCCATGGGGAGGACGTCTTAATAATCTACTCGGATATATTCCTGGAGGACCCGGGTATCTACAAGGAGATTATTGATTCTAGAGAATCGGTCATCCTCGGGGCAATGGTAGACAGCCCGGAGCACTACGGTGTTCTAGAGCTTGAAGGAGGACGTTTGAAAAGCATTATTGAAAAACCAGCCCATCCCCCTTCAAATATCGCTAATGCCGGCGTCTACAAGCTTAACACCAGGGACATTGATGAAAACAAGAACATTGAAGCAAGCATTAGAGGGGAGTTAGAGTTCACTGACATCGTGAATAAGATAGCAGAGAAAAAAGACGTGAGCGTGTTCGTCCTGCCGAGGAATGCTTGGATGGATATCGGCAGACCCTGGCATATAATAGAGGTTAACAAGCTGGCTCTTAAAAACCTGAAGAAAGAGGTGAAAGGAATTATCGAAGAACCTGTTAGAGTGGTTGGAGACGTCTATGTCGGAGAGCGCTCGATAATACACTCTTTCTCGTCGCTGGAGGGCCCGGTCTACATCGACTCGAATGTTGAAATAGGGCCTAACGCTAGGATAAGGCCTTACAGCGTAGTATGCGGGGGCTCTAAGATCGGGTTCAACGTAGAGGTTAAGGAAAGCGTTATATTTGAAAACGTGCGGGCAAGCCACTTGGCGTACGTCGGGGACAGCGTAGTATGCGAGAACGTGAACCTGGGGGCGGGTACTATAACGGCTAACTTGAGGTTTGATGAAAAAACAGTTAAAATGAGGGTAAGGGATGTTGTCGAGGACACGAAGAGGTTGAAGCTGGGCGCGATCATTGGAGGTTATGTGAAAACAGGTGTAAACGTTTCACTCATGCCGGGGGTTAAGATAGGGTCCTACTCGTGGATTCTCCCGGGAACCGTTGTATACGAGGATGTCCCGTCTAAGACTGTTTACCCTGCTAGGCGAGAATAG
- a CDS encoding DUF2095 family protein → MSYELDEFRRKFPNLYREIVKGEGKSLSVKFDQSSLDPWRGYVPSVVDYIRRCKTIEEAFEVVDYMVRRGEVSESEARELKKILEEKGLDFFGERKGDDYYYREAVKHWESLRKTAEKRAR, encoded by the coding sequence ATGAGCTACGAGTTAGATGAGTTCAGGAGGAAGTTCCCCAATCTTTACAGGGAGATCGTGAAAGGCGAGGGCAAGAGTCTCAGCGTGAAGTTTGATCAGAGCTCTCTCGACCCTTGGAGGGGGTACGTGCCCTCAGTAGTCGACTACATTAGAAGATGCAAAACCATCGAAGAAGCCTTCGAAGTCGTGGACTATATGGTGAGGAGGGGGGAGGTCTCTGAGAGCGAGGCTCGCGAACTGAAGAAGATACTGGAGGAGAAGGGGCTGGACTTCTTCGGTGAAAGGAAGGGCGACGACTACTATTATCGTGAGGCGGTCAAGCACTGGGAGAGCCTGAGGAAAACCGCTGAAAAACGCGCTCGTTAA
- a CDS encoding redox-regulated ATPase YchF has translation MPPPERIVGIVGKTNVGKSTLFSALTMVPVKIADHPFTTIEPNIGVGYVRTPCVHVELGLKQCNPRSGFCVRGYRFIPVKIMDVAGLIPGASRGRGLGNKFMDDLRQADVLIHVVDASGGTDLEGNPVKPGTQDPLEEVELIIKEINEWFISVIKRVWDAKISRNILSTPNPLDLITQNLSGLSIRKQHVVEALRTSGLDSKPFKNWSASDIEEFAVRLREISKPIVIAANKIDHPVAYDNIERLKKKYGGDVKPVSGLAEMILKKAAQSNIIDYLPGDPSFVLRPGSRITSEQAKVLELIKTNVLDKYGSTGVQDLLNYAVFEKLGLMVVYPVEDQNKFTDHSGNVLPDAYLVPRNTNARELAYMVHTDLGDGFLYAIEAKRKERIGETHVLRNGDVVKIVSAKS, from the coding sequence ATGCCTCCACCGGAGCGTATCGTTGGCATAGTAGGGAAGACGAACGTCGGCAAGTCAACACTGTTCAGCGCTTTAACGATGGTTCCCGTTAAAATAGCAGACCACCCCTTTACAACAATTGAGCCGAACATCGGGGTAGGATACGTTAGAACCCCATGCGTCCACGTAGAGTTGGGCTTGAAACAGTGCAATCCCAGGAGCGGGTTCTGCGTCAGAGGATACAGGTTTATCCCCGTTAAAATAATGGATGTTGCCGGGTTGATCCCCGGAGCGAGTAGGGGGAGGGGGCTAGGGAACAAGTTCATGGACGACCTAAGGCAAGCCGACGTCTTAATTCACGTGGTCGACGCATCCGGGGGAACGGACCTCGAGGGGAATCCGGTGAAACCCGGGACTCAAGACCCCTTGGAGGAGGTAGAGTTAATTATTAAAGAAATAAATGAATGGTTCATCTCCGTGATTAAAAGAGTATGGGATGCTAAGATATCGAGAAATATATTATCAACACCCAACCCCTTAGACCTAATAACCCAGAACCTCTCAGGGCTCAGCATTAGAAAACAACACGTTGTCGAAGCCTTGAGAACCAGTGGGCTGGATTCGAAGCCGTTCAAAAACTGGTCAGCAAGCGATATCGAGGAGTTCGCTGTAAGGCTTAGAGAAATAAGTAAGCCTATAGTTATCGCTGCGAACAAGATAGACCACCCAGTCGCTTACGATAATATCGAGAGGTTGAAGAAGAAATACGGTGGCGACGTGAAGCCTGTGAGCGGACTAGCGGAGATGATTCTCAAGAAAGCAGCTCAATCCAACATCATTGATTACCTACCGGGCGACCCTAGCTTCGTCCTTAGACCAGGGTCCAGGATAACTAGCGAGCAGGCGAAAGTGTTGGAGCTCATTAAGACGAACGTGTTGGACAAGTATGGGTCGACCGGCGTTCAAGACCTGCTCAACTACGCCGTGTTTGAGAAGTTGGGGTTAATGGTTGTCTACCCGGTTGAAGACCAGAACAAGTTTACTGATCATTCAGGGAACGTTCTACCTGACGCCTACCTAGTCCCGAGGAACACGAATGCCCGGGAGCTCGCATACATGGTTCACACCGACCTTGGAGACGGATTCCTCTACGCCATTGAGGCTAAGAGGAAGGAGAGGATAGGAGAGACCCATGTCTTAAGGAACGGCGACGTAGTCAAGATAGTATCAGCGAAGTCTTAA
- a CDS encoding 50S ribosomal protein L15e: protein MAKSVYHYIAEFWQKTYQGEMKELLRQRLIEWRRQPSVVRVETPTRLDKAHELGYKAKPGFVIARVRVRKGGQRKPRPVSGRRPKRMGVYGYAPAKSIRLIAEERAARKFPGLEVLNSYYVAEDGRYKWYEVILVDPHHPSICSDPEIKWICEPQNRGRVFRGLTSPGKKMRGLRKSRGVRGTTNYKWKRKQKERLLKKRHEASRGARDPWQVAEKINEK, encoded by the coding sequence ATGGCGAAGAGCGTTTACCACTATATCGCAGAGTTTTGGCAGAAGACGTACCAGGGGGAGATGAAGGAGCTACTGAGGCAGAGGCTGATAGAGTGGAGGCGCCAGCCATCCGTAGTGAGGGTTGAAACACCCACGAGGCTGGATAAGGCACATGAACTCGGGTATAAAGCCAAGCCTGGATTCGTAATAGCTAGAGTGAGAGTCAGGAAGGGAGGTCAGAGGAAACCCCGTCCCGTCAGCGGCAGAAGACCTAAGAGAATGGGTGTGTACGGATACGCGCCCGCTAAGAGCATAAGACTGATTGCCGAGGAGAGAGCTGCTAGGAAGTTCCCCGGGCTGGAGGTGTTAAACAGCTATTACGTTGCTGAGGACGGGCGGTACAAGTGGTATGAAGTAATACTCGTAGACCCGCATCACCCATCCATCTGCAGCGACCCTGAGATCAAGTGGATCTGCGAGCCGCAGAACAGGGGAAGGGTCTTCAGAGGGTTAACGAGCCCCGGGAAGAAGATGCGGGGGTTGAGAAAGAGCCGCGGAGTCAGGGGGACGACCAACTATAAGTGGAAGAGGAAGCAGAAGGAAAGGTTATTGAAGAAGAGGCACGAAGCCAGCAGAGGAGCCCGCGACCCATGGCAGGTAGCAGAAAAGATAAACGAGAAGTAG
- a CDS encoding RNA-binding domain-containing protein has protein sequence MAGSRKDKREVVVKSVELSASCHSTENCDKVRTALFNLIPPELRPEAKIVEEVHYGFYGNKIVLLKTASKEGRVFLKYYSENLPAVEKSILSASFRLRYDASTGRLHLRFSKQDAFMGRMKILDSDDIVKVVVHFSNAKREEDVRNALREIGLIF, from the coding sequence ATGGCAGGTAGCAGAAAAGATAAACGAGAAGTAGTAGTTAAATCCGTTGAACTCTCCGCTTCATGCCATTCTACTGAAAACTGCGATAAGGTCCGCACTGCCCTTTTTAACCTCATCCCCCCCGAGCTACGCCCGGAAGCTAAGATTGTTGAAGAAGTCCACTACGGCTTCTACGGAAACAAAATCGTGTTGTTGAAAACGGCTTCTAAAGAGGGAAGGGTTTTTCTAAAATATTACTCTGAAAACCTGCCCGCCGTCGAGAAGAGCATTTTATCAGCAAGCTTCAGGCTTAGATACGACGCTAGCACCGGTAGGCTCCACTTGAGGTTCAGCAAGCAGGATGCCTTCATGGGGAGAATGAAGATCCTAGACTCGGACGACATAGTTAAGGTGGTGGTACATTTCTCGAACGCTAAGAGGGAGGAAGACGTTAGAAACGCGCTGAGGGAAATAGGCTTAATATTTTGA
- a CDS encoding ribonuclease P codes for MFIDIAVKKCDEKLVETARMLGYTIIACEEFSSEKVGINIARKKTLAPGNLDKLKKSLKELPGNTIVISVVPRDTASARWGAHDSRIDSLVMSLDNVEVFDKKQFSVMKYYGKPLEIWLSDLREADETTLAKVYRRVNLALRRKIPIIVGSGATKWSELAHPRSLTALLSLLLDFPEAEAILALTNHPYLIVSRKVRRFG; via the coding sequence ATGTTCATTGACATCGCCGTTAAGAAATGCGACGAGAAACTAGTTGAAACCGCCAGGATGCTCGGCTACACAATAATAGCCTGTGAAGAATTTAGTAGCGAAAAGGTCGGGATAAACATCGCGAGGAAGAAAACCCTAGCGCCAGGCAATCTCGATAAGCTGAAGAAATCGCTCAAGGAGCTCCCGGGAAATACTATCGTGATCTCCGTAGTCCCCCGCGACACCGCCTCTGCAAGATGGGGCGCACACGATAGTAGAATAGATTCCCTAGTCATGTCTCTAGACAACGTAGAGGTTTTCGATAAGAAACAGTTCTCAGTGATGAAGTACTATGGAAAACCATTGGAGATCTGGCTCAGTGACTTGCGAGAAGCCGATGAAACCACTCTCGCCAAGGTCTACCGCAGAGTTAACCTAGCTCTTAGGAGGAAAATTCCCATCATAGTTGGATCAGGTGCTACTAAATGGAGTGAGCTGGCTCATCCCAGGTCCCTTACAGCATTGTTATCACTCCTCCTCGACTTCCCTGAAGCCGAGGCAATCCTAGCCTTAACAAATCACCCATACCTGATTGTTTCGAGAAAGGTGAGGCGTTTTGGATAG
- a CDS encoding Rpp14/Pop5 family protein, with amino-acid sequence MDSLLTGLLTILFLGQIVIIIVLSIYLKRVRRVLRAWRSLVENRQSTVLKPRKRYVVFSIVCEGKPSKESIEEHIERLFIHYYGRTAHAKASPQLIFFDEASSRGVFRVSHLYVKHLISLFTAPLEKDECKCLIIPLKTTGTLKKAVKILEGKH; translated from the coding sequence TTGGATAGCTTGCTCACAGGCTTACTAACCATCCTATTCCTAGGGCAGATAGTCATCATCATAGTCTTATCTATATATTTGAAGAGGGTTCGCAGAGTATTGCGAGCTTGGAGGAGCCTAGTCGAGAACAGGCAATCCACGGTTTTGAAACCCCGAAAGAGATATGTTGTCTTCTCAATAGTCTGCGAGGGAAAGCCGTCCAAAGAGAGCATCGAAGAACACATTGAACGATTGTTTATTCACTACTACGGGAGAACCGCACACGCTAAAGCATCGCCCCAGCTTATATTCTTCGATGAAGCCTCGAGCAGAGGGGTTTTCAGAGTCAGCCACTTATATGTTAAGCACTTAATCAGCTTGTTCACCGCTCCCTTGGAGAAGGATGAATGCAAATGCTTAATAATCCCCTTGAAGACGACAGGGACGCTTAAGAAAGCTGTTAAGATATTAGAGGGAAAGCATTAA
- a CDS encoding DNA methyltransferase, whose amino-acid sequence MREVSYSDYLRFLEERNHIVIEDSVIELKPVKITRLYPLDAELSDVSTTVWSFPRRGKWASHKGDYRGNWPPQLVRRVIELFSRPGQLVLDPMIGSGTTCIEARLLGRNCIGVDINYSAAILSLHRLYWLEKYVELEGRDDEASRNTRSTWSRIFHGDSRELSLIKDGEVDLVMVHPPYWNIIRYKHRKTECSPGDLSCAGRMEDYLTVFSEFSREAYRVLKPGGFMAVLIGDTRLRKHYVPISYHVLRTLLDAGFILKEEVIKIQHRMKKTRELWEKVRDRDFLLIKHEKLYILRKPVKPDERKTYKYSSNITFLGYERSEV is encoded by the coding sequence ATGAGAGAAGTGAGCTATAGTGACTACTTGAGGTTTCTAGAGGAGAGGAACCACATAGTGATCGAGGATTCAGTCATAGAGTTGAAGCCCGTTAAGATCACGAGATTGTATCCGTTGGATGCTGAACTATCGGACGTCTCAACAACGGTGTGGAGTTTTCCGAGAAGGGGAAAGTGGGCGTCTCACAAGGGGGATTACAGGGGGAATTGGCCACCCCAACTAGTTAGAAGAGTCATCGAATTGTTCAGCAGGCCTGGGCAACTTGTTCTCGATCCAATGATTGGATCCGGAACCACGTGTATCGAGGCGAGGCTGCTGGGAAGGAACTGCATCGGGGTCGACATTAATTACTCCGCAGCGATATTATCTCTCCACAGGCTCTACTGGCTCGAGAAGTATGTTGAGCTAGAGGGGAGGGATGATGAGGCGTCCCGAAACACCCGGAGCACGTGGAGCAGGATTTTCCACGGGGACTCCAGGGAACTATCGTTGATTAAAGATGGAGAAGTAGACTTGGTAATGGTTCATCCCCCCTACTGGAACATCATCAGGTATAAGCATAGGAAAACTGAATGTTCTCCAGGCGATTTATCCTGTGCTGGGAGAATGGAGGATTACCTGACGGTTTTTAGCGAGTTTTCCAGGGAGGCTTACAGGGTGTTGAAACCAGGCGGCTTCATGGCTGTCTTGATAGGAGATACGCGGCTTCGCAAGCACTACGTTCCCATATCCTATCACGTCTTGCGAACCTTGCTGGATGCCGGCTTCATACTGAAGGAGGAGGTAATCAAGATACAGCATAGAATGAAGAAGACGAGAGAGCTTTGGGAGAAGGTCAGAGATAGGGATTTCCTGCTGATAAAGCATGAGAAGCTCTACATACTTAGGAAACCCGTTAAGCCCGATGAGAGGAAAACCTACAAGTATAGTTCAAACATCACGTTCCTCGGTTATGAGCGATCCGAGGTTTGA
- a CDS encoding SDR family oxidoreductase, translating into MSRFEGKTCIVTGGARGIGAAISSRLGLEGCSVAIFDIDEQSGVQRAKELSERGVKALYYRVDVSSENDVSRAVEDVFARFGRIDVLVNNAGIGFTGRSIEEQSIEEWRRIIDVNLTGAWLCSKHVVKYMKNTGGVIVNIASTRAFQSEPNTEPYSASKGGLIALTHALAISLSKYRIRVLSVSPGWIDTSRWQVPPKEPSLTPLDHAWHPAGRVGKPEDVASLIAFLASDEAEWMTGVNVVIDGGVTSRMVYLDEELIKNSISILLGDPQIGEVVMSIISRARKDKSIIYRLRQELLQS; encoded by the coding sequence TTGTCGAGGTTTGAGGGTAAAACATGCATTGTAACCGGGGGTGCAAGAGGAATCGGGGCAGCCATCTCGTCAAGGCTTGGACTAGAGGGATGCAGCGTAGCGATCTTCGATATAGACGAGCAATCTGGAGTCCAGAGAGCTAAGGAGTTGAGTGAGAGAGGCGTTAAAGCCCTGTATTACAGAGTAGACGTGTCGAGCGAGAACGATGTATCCCGGGCGGTAGAAGATGTTTTCGCCAGGTTCGGCAGAATCGACGTGCTAGTTAATAATGCGGGAATAGGCTTCACCGGTAGGAGTATTGAGGAGCAGAGCATTGAGGAGTGGAGGAGGATTATAGATGTTAACTTGACGGGGGCTTGGCTGTGTAGCAAGCACGTCGTTAAGTATATGAAGAATACTGGGGGAGTAATAGTGAACATAGCTTCTACGAGGGCGTTTCAATCGGAGCCCAACACCGAACCCTACTCAGCGTCGAAGGGAGGGTTAATAGCCCTTACCCACGCCCTAGCGATCTCGCTCTCAAAGTACAGGATAAGAGTCCTCTCAGTCTCTCCCGGATGGATTGACACGAGCAGGTGGCAGGTTCCCCCGAAAGAGCCGAGCCTAACCCCCCTTGACCACGCGTGGCATCCAGCGGGCAGGGTGGGAAAGCCCGAGGATGTTGCGTCACTAATTGCTTTCCTAGCCTCCGATGAGGCTGAGTGGATGACTGGTGTTAACGTCGTTATCGACGGGGGCGTTACGTCGAGAATGGTTTATTTGGATGAAGAGTTGATAAAGAACTCCATCTCTATACTACTCGGCGACCCCCAGATAGGGGAGGTGGTAATGTCCATTATCTCGAGGGCTAGGAAGGATAAGAGCATAATATATAGGCTGAGGCAGGAGCTTCTTCAGAGCTAG
- the psmA gene encoding archaeal proteasome endopeptidase complex subunit alpha, whose translation MGLSMAAAYDRAITIFSPDGRIYQVEYAFEAVRRGWTTLGVRTKNASVVVAEKQKISPLTDEKAIQKIFKVDDHIGVSFAGMAGDGRILIDYAIHQALIHKFYYDEPIPVEYLTKLVCDVKQAYTQHAGVRPFGVSMIFAGVDEKGTQLFMTEPSGRYLSYYGVAIGEKSGNVTEFLEKNYSYELSAPETVKLGLLAIASIVEGRPLQDYIEAGYIDVETKRFRILSKKEIEELIAELEKEGRLKPESKK comes from the coding sequence ATGGGTCTTTCAATGGCTGCGGCTTACGATAGAGCCATCACGATATTCTCACCCGATGGGAGAATATATCAAGTAGAATACGCGTTTGAAGCTGTTAGAAGGGGCTGGACTACTCTCGGAGTCCGGACGAAAAACGCCTCCGTGGTCGTCGCAGAGAAGCAGAAGATCTCTCCGTTAACTGATGAGAAAGCGATACAGAAGATCTTCAAGGTAGACGACCACATAGGAGTTAGCTTCGCAGGAATGGCGGGGGACGGAAGGATTCTAATAGACTACGCTATCCATCAGGCCCTCATCCACAAGTTCTACTACGATGAGCCAATCCCCGTTGAGTATTTGACGAAGCTGGTCTGCGACGTAAAGCAAGCATACACTCAGCACGCCGGTGTAAGACCATTCGGCGTCTCAATGATCTTTGCGGGAGTTGATGAGAAGGGAACCCAGCTGTTCATGACTGAGCCTAGCGGAAGATACCTCAGCTACTACGGGGTGGCGATAGGCGAGAAGAGCGGCAACGTAACAGAGTTCCTCGAGAAGAACTACAGCTATGAGCTCAGCGCCCCCGAGACCGTGAAACTCGGGTTGTTAGCGATCGCATCTATAGTTGAAGGGAGGCCTCTGCAAGACTACATCGAGGCAGGATACATTGATGTCGAAACGAAGCGTTTCAGAATACTCAGCAAGAAGGAGATAGAGGAGCTAATCGCTGAGTTGGAGAAAGAGGGCCGGTTGAAGCCGGAGAGTAAGAAGTAG
- a CDS encoding ribosome assembly factor SBDS: protein MKDKLVIAKYEAKGHRFEILVDPDLALKIKEGKQVSVDEVVAGDFIYKDARKGLKASPESLKAVFGTDDPRTVALEIIKKGELQFTAEQRRKLLEEKKNQVINLIAKNAVDPKTKLPIPAKRIELAMEQARVTIDPYKPAEQQVEEIVSKIARFIPIKLAKAYVSVRIPAEHASKSYKTIQSLGVVKKSTWGSDGSVSVELEIPAGMQQEFIDKVNALTKGSAEIKIVSVGEK from the coding sequence GTGAAGGACAAGCTAGTTATAGCCAAGTATGAGGCTAAGGGACATCGGTTTGAAATCCTCGTTGACCCCGACTTGGCCCTCAAGATCAAGGAGGGGAAGCAAGTAAGCGTTGACGAAGTCGTCGCCGGAGACTTCATATACAAGGATGCTAGGAAGGGTTTGAAGGCTTCTCCCGAGTCCCTGAAGGCTGTTTTCGGGACAGACGACCCTAGGACCGTGGCGTTGGAGATCATTAAGAAGGGCGAGCTCCAGTTCACGGCGGAACAGAGGAGAAAGCTTCTAGAGGAAAAGAAGAACCAGGTTATCAACCTAATTGCCAAGAACGCTGTCGACCCGAAGACGAAGCTACCTATTCCAGCGAAGAGAATAGAGCTTGCAATGGAGCAGGCGAGAGTCACCATCGACCCTTACAAGCCGGCCGAGCAGCAGGTCGAAGAGATCGTTTCGAAGATAGCCAGGTTCATACCGATAAAGCTTGCTAAAGCATATGTATCGGTGAGAATACCCGCCGAGCACGCCAGCAAGTCCTATAAGACAATCCAGTCTCTCGGAGTGGTGAAGAAGTCGACCTGGGGCAGCGATGGAAGCGTGAGCGTTGAGCTTGAAATCCCAGCTGGAATGCAACAAGAATTCATTGATAAAGTCAACGCATTAACAAAGGGTTCTGCAGAAATAAAAATAGTGAGCGTGGGAGAGAAATGA
- the rrp4 gene encoding exosome complex RNA-binding protein Rrp4, with the protein MKLKIIVADRQLVRPGDTLAYVEEVSEPIGFRKIPEKHIYILGNKVFSDVIGVVNVNGEDLQVIPLEGVYIPKKDDLVIGIVENVGVTAWTLDIRSPYPGVLNASEVIEGFNPLLHNLRNYLDIGDFVVGRISLFDRTRDPVITVKGKGLGKIVEGIVVDVKPSKVPRLIGKKGSMHNILTSMSGCDITIAQNGFVWLKCPDENRAKVLIQAIKLIELKAHVRGLTEEVKMFLEKRIGGGGSSVEQ; encoded by the coding sequence ATGAAGCTCAAGATAATAGTTGCGGATAGGCAGCTCGTCAGGCCCGGTGATACGCTGGCCTATGTCGAGGAAGTGTCAGAACCTATAGGGTTCAGGAAGATACCCGAGAAACACATATACATACTCGGCAACAAAGTATTCAGCGATGTCATCGGAGTGGTCAACGTTAACGGCGAGGATCTACAGGTAATACCGCTCGAGGGCGTCTACATTCCCAAGAAAGATGACTTGGTCATCGGAATCGTGGAAAACGTTGGAGTCACGGCTTGGACCCTGGACATCAGGAGCCCGTATCCGGGAGTGTTAAACGCTAGCGAAGTTATAGAGGGGTTCAATCCCCTGCTCCACAACTTGAGAAACTACCTCGACATAGGGGATTTCGTAGTGGGTAGGATTTCTTTATTCGATAGAACGCGCGATCCAGTTATAACTGTGAAGGGGAAGGGTCTTGGCAAAATCGTTGAAGGCATAGTAGTAGATGTGAAGCCGAGCAAGGTGCCAAGGCTCATAGGGAAGAAGGGGAGCATGCACAACATTCTTACTTCCATGAGCGGCTGCGATATAACGATAGCTCAGAACGGCTTCGTGTGGCTGAAGTGCCCAGATGAGAATAGAGCTAAGGTTTTAATACAGGCGATTAAACTAATTGAGTTAAAAGCCCATGTTCGTGGTTTAACAGAGGAAGTAAAAATGTTTTTGGAGAAGAGGATCGGAGGAGGTGGAAGCAGCGTTGAGCAGTAG
- the rrp41 gene encoding exosome complex exonuclease Rrp41: MSSRPKLIRDDGLRIDGRRFDELRPVRIRVGVLKNANGSALVEYGGTKVLAAVFGPREALPRHIALPDRASLRVRYHMAPFSTSERKSPAPSRREIELSKVIREALEAVVFTEQFPRTSIDVFIEVLQADGGTRTAGLTAASTALADAGIPMKDLVVGVAVGKIEGNLVLDINELEDEYGEADLPVGIAPNIGEIMLLQLNGVLTPEEFKAAVDLAWKGAEAVYKAVKEALYAKYIKAFEEVK, from the coding sequence TTGAGCAGTAGGCCTAAGCTGATACGAGATGATGGATTGAGAATAGACGGGAGACGATTCGACGAACTCCGCCCCGTGAGGATCAGGGTTGGAGTCTTGAAGAACGCCAATGGAAGCGCCCTGGTTGAATACGGCGGGACCAAGGTGTTGGCCGCAGTGTTCGGCCCCAGGGAGGCTCTACCTAGACACATAGCGCTCCCCGACAGGGCATCGCTTCGGGTGAGATACCATATGGCGCCCTTCTCGACTAGCGAGAGGAAATCGCCGGCCCCGTCGAGAAGGGAGATAGAATTGTCGAAAGTAATCAGGGAGGCGCTGGAAGCAGTGGTGTTCACCGAGCAGTTCCCCAGGACCTCCATAGATGTCTTCATAGAAGTCCTGCAAGCCGACGGCGGCACCAGGACCGCTGGACTCACCGCGGCTTCAACAGCCCTCGCTGACGCGGGAATACCGATGAAAGACCTGGTAGTCGGGGTGGCAGTGGGCAAGATCGAGGGAAACCTCGTCCTGGATATCAACGAGCTAGAGGATGAGTACGGCGAAGCCGACCTCCCCGTGGGAATAGCACCCAATATAGGGGAGATAATGCTTCTCCAGTTGAACGGCGTGTTAACCCCCGAGGAGTTTAAAGCCGCAGTCGACTTGGCTTGGAAGGGCGCTGAGGCTGTTTACAAAGCCGTGAAGGAAGCCCTTTACGCTAAATACATTAAGGCGTTCGAAGAGGTGAAGTAG